One segment of Ignavibacteria bacterium DNA contains the following:
- the purS gene encoding phosphoribosylformylglycinamidine synthase subunit PurS, with product MKTYTASITVTLRRAILDVQGKAVEHALHSLHMPALGNVRIGKHIELEVQAPDRESANDLVMDACKKLLSNPVMEDFSIRLEEKSAEVPA from the coding sequence ATGAAAACCTATACAGCCTCAATAACGGTCACCCTCCGACGCGCCATTCTTGACGTGCAGGGCAAGGCCGTAGAACACGCACTTCATTCACTCCACATGCCCGCACTCGGCAACGTCCGCATCGGCAAGCACATCGAACTTGAAGTGCAGGCCCCCGATCGCGAATCTGCCAACGACCTCGTGATGGATGCATGTAAGAAGCTTCTTTCCAACCCTGTGATGGAAGACTTCAGCATTCGCCTCGAAGAAAAATCCGCTGAGGTACCGGCATGA
- the pssA gene encoding CDP-diacylglycerol--serine O-phosphatidyltransferase, with protein MRVTRSVIPNLFTLANLFCGFAAIVAAFENHLSQATLLVIMAGIFDMLDGVVARITHSTSEFGVELDSLCDAVSFGVAPSVILYVAFFNQWHQWGLLLASLPALAGVLRLARFNVQLTSMEDKLYFRGMPIPAGAFTIVSYVYLWHSADILPASWKPGMIVFVTLMTAAAMVSTVKYDNLPRPSLRGIRQRPIVFSVFFVGLVATIVTGGKALFPFMVVYLVGGAIRHLAVFLRDRSDSDDSVEEADPDPFTM; from the coding sequence ATGCGTGTTACCCGTTCCGTTATTCCGAACCTCTTTACGCTGGCAAACCTGTTCTGCGGGTTTGCGGCTATTGTGGCTGCCTTTGAGAACCATCTTAGTCAGGCCACGCTCTTGGTGATCATGGCCGGCATTTTCGACATGCTGGACGGTGTAGTGGCCCGGATCACCCACAGCACGTCGGAGTTTGGAGTTGAACTCGATTCCCTCTGCGACGCTGTTTCATTCGGCGTAGCCCCCTCGGTGATCCTCTACGTAGCCTTCTTCAACCAGTGGCATCAGTGGGGCCTGCTGCTCGCCTCCCTCCCTGCTTTGGCTGGCGTCCTGAGGCTTGCACGCTTCAATGTTCAGCTCACAAGTATGGAAGACAAGCTCTACTTCCGTGGGATGCCTATCCCAGCTGGGGCGTTTACGATTGTTTCCTACGTGTACCTCTGGCACAGCGCAGACATCCTGCCGGCAAGCTGGAAACCGGGAATGATCGTCTTTGTGACCTTGATGACAGCTGCCGCAATGGTCAGTACCGTGAAGTATGACAACCTCCCGCGTCCGTCACTCCGCGGTATTCGTCAACGACCCATCGTCTTTTCCGTATTTTTCGTGGGTCTCGTGGCCACCATCGTAACCGGTGGCAAGGCACTTTTCCCGTTCATGGTGGTCTATCTTGTCGGCGGCGCTATCCGTCATCTCGCAGTATTTCTGCGCGATCGATCGGACAGCGACGATTCCGTTGAAGAGGCAGACCCCGATCCGTTTACTATGTGA
- a CDS encoding phosphatidylserine decarboxylase family protein: MLTPYGHDNAFLMLGIGACLLLLALTPVGMALQVVFIALGLLVIGFTMWFFRDAERPLLAEAATDTSLVMAPADGQVVNVDHVDHSPELGCPAIQISIFLSPVNLHVNRYPASGKVVDVRYIPGAYLMAFNPKSSTENERSLFVLETPAGRISYQQITGFLARRIVYDTKVGDIVTAGKRFGMMKFGSRMDVVVPATAEILVRPGQKVVSAATILARLKGKGA, from the coding sequence ATGCTAACCCCCTACGGACACGATAACGCATTCCTCATGCTCGGCATCGGTGCCTGCCTACTGCTATTGGCTCTCACCCCAGTGGGGATGGCGCTACAGGTGGTTTTCATAGCTCTTGGATTGCTCGTGATCGGGTTTACAATGTGGTTCTTTCGGGATGCAGAACGCCCCCTTCTCGCCGAAGCCGCCACGGATACTTCCCTGGTTATGGCTCCGGCAGACGGTCAGGTTGTAAATGTGGATCACGTGGATCACAGCCCTGAGCTGGGTTGCCCTGCCATCCAGATCAGCATCTTTCTCTCCCCTGTGAACCTCCATGTGAACAGATATCCGGCATCCGGGAAGGTCGTGGACGTCCGTTATATCCCCGGGGCCTATCTGATGGCCTTTAATCCCAAGTCGAGTACGGAGAACGAACGGTCGCTGTTTGTTCTTGAAACACCTGCCGGACGGATATCCTACCAGCAGATCACGGGCTTTTTGGCTCGCAGGATCGTCTACGATACCAAGGTGGGAGACATCGTTACCGCTGGGAAACGCTTTGGCATGATGAAATTCGGCTCTCGAATGGACGTTGTAGTGCCGGCAACCGCCGAGATCCTGGTCCGTCCGGGACAGAAGGTGGTCAGCGCCGCCACGATCCTTGCCCGGTTGAAGGGTAAGGGGGCTTGA
- the dnaN gene encoding DNA polymerase III subunit beta, giving the protein MKFTVALPDLQKALQKVLPAIPAKSTIPVLEHIHASLSGSELAFTATDQEITISLRIPVAGDRDGALLIPARQFNDLVKELGNAGTIEVNADEATQLVTVRTPTGSYEMKALDANEFPSIPPFPESQSASLRKEDMTRMANKTVFAVSTEEYRPSMTGVFFQFNGESVTAVATDGFRLSRVIVKAPEGAPFPSGLEAIVPSRAVDLLRRLDSDVEMEVSRTHARFTIGSMTITTRIIDEKYPPYQNVIPSDNDKSLVVNQREVLSAIKRVSLFANTNTRHVRFSMEATSLAVHSEDEDSGGKGTETIPCEFSGKSFEVGFNYRFLEEAIKNITTDDDPDLHVRMTFSTPIRAVLITPGAGDDSLLMLVMPVKI; this is encoded by the coding sequence ATGAAGTTTACTGTTGCGCTCCCCGATCTCCAGAAGGCACTGCAAAAAGTTCTCCCCGCCATTCCGGCAAAGAGTACGATCCCTGTCCTGGAACACATCCATGCGTCGCTCTCCGGCAGCGAGTTGGCGTTCACGGCTACGGACCAAGAGATCACAATCTCTCTTCGTATTCCCGTGGCAGGTGATAGGGACGGTGCGTTGCTGATCCCGGCACGCCAGTTCAATGATCTGGTGAAGGAGTTGGGCAACGCAGGAACGATCGAAGTGAATGCTGATGAAGCCACCCAGCTCGTAACGGTGCGTACGCCTACGGGCTCATATGAAATGAAGGCATTGGATGCAAACGAGTTTCCGTCCATTCCACCGTTCCCGGAATCGCAGTCCGCTTCGCTTCGCAAGGAAGACATGACGCGTATGGCGAACAAGACGGTCTTCGCTGTTTCAACGGAAGAGTATCGTCCGAGCATGACCGGTGTGTTCTTCCAGTTCAATGGCGAGAGCGTAACGGCCGTTGCTACGGATGGCTTCCGTCTCAGCCGTGTGATCGTGAAAGCGCCGGAAGGAGCCCCCTTCCCATCCGGACTTGAGGCCATTGTGCCATCGCGTGCTGTTGATCTCTTGCGCAGACTCGACAGTGACGTGGAGATGGAAGTCTCTCGCACGCATGCTCGTTTCACGATCGGTTCGATGACGATCACAACGCGCATTATCGACGAGAAATATCCTCCGTATCAGAATGTTATTCCATCGGATAACGACAAGTCGCTTGTGGTGAATCAACGAGAAGTGCTGAGCGCCATCAAGCGTGTCTCTCTTTTTGCGAACACCAACACCCGTCACGTGCGCTTCTCGATGGAGGCTACATCCCTTGCTGTGCACTCCGAAGACGAAGATTCCGGCGGTAAGGGAACAGAAACGATCCCGTGCGAATTCTCCGGCAAGTCGTTTGAAGTTGGTTTCAATTATCGTTTTCTCGAAGAAGCGATCAAGAACATCACAACAGATGACGATCCCGATCTGCATGTGCGCATGACGTTCTCAACGCCGATCCGTGCCGTACTCATCACACCGGGAGCGGGCGATGATTCGCTCCTCATGCTTGTGATGCCGGTGAAGATCTAA
- the recF gene encoding DNA replication and repair protein RecF (All proteins in this family for which functions are known are DNA-binding proteins that assist the filamentation of RecA onto DNA for the initiation of recombination or recombinational repair.) — protein sequence MVIRSVSLTHVRNHEHTEIPCARDVNVLTGQNGSGKTSILEAISLCAIAKSFVPVSDQALIQHGHDDCTSTVDAMRDLDVPYRVTVSVRNGTRKRITTAHGSSLTPRDIIGELPMVALSPDHKSVTFGGPSERRAFLDGVMAQSSRRFTELLYEHRRLLKQRNAALQHGAASGGSDVLDVWTEQFVNISAEIVERRHQFLVDVTPIVRSAYEAVSGAAEEIDVVYQPDVLTHGTMEQGAPYSTEAVAASYRVASKQLRQRELARETTMFGPQKDEIAFMINGGLVRETASQGQHKSLLVALKLAECVLLHERCDERPVVLLDDVFSELDRDRCARVLDRVLLMGMQCFVTTTDGDNVMRVMREIDAVRGGGIEMSLISLEKGRASSTSHTGHTSVTTAEAA from the coding sequence ATGGTCATCCGATCCGTGTCACTGACACACGTACGCAACCACGAGCACACGGAGATACCGTGTGCTCGTGATGTGAATGTGCTGACTGGTCAGAACGGGTCGGGGAAGACATCGATCCTAGAAGCGATCAGCCTTTGTGCGATCGCAAAGAGCTTCGTTCCCGTGTCGGATCAGGCACTGATCCAACACGGGCACGATGACTGTACATCAACGGTTGACGCCATGCGCGACCTTGACGTGCCGTATCGTGTTACGGTAAGTGTTCGCAACGGCACGCGCAAGCGGATCACAACGGCGCATGGTTCGAGTCTAACGCCTCGCGATATCATCGGTGAACTGCCGATGGTGGCGCTGTCTCCAGATCATAAGAGTGTTACGTTCGGCGGTCCTTCAGAACGTCGGGCCTTCTTGGACGGAGTGATGGCGCAGTCGAGCAGGCGATTCACAGAGTTGCTCTATGAACATCGCCGGCTGTTAAAACAGCGCAACGCAGCACTCCAACACGGCGCAGCGTCTGGTGGTAGCGATGTGTTGGATGTGTGGACGGAACAATTCGTGAATATCAGTGCCGAGATCGTTGAACGCAGGCATCAGTTCCTCGTGGATGTGACGCCGATCGTGCGTTCTGCGTACGAGGCGGTATCGGGAGCTGCTGAGGAGATCGACGTTGTGTATCAGCCTGACGTGCTCACACACGGAACGATGGAACAAGGAGCCCCCTATTCAACGGAGGCTGTTGCTGCATCGTACCGTGTGGCGTCGAAACAACTGCGTCAGAGGGAGTTGGCTCGCGAGACCACGATGTTTGGACCGCAGAAGGACGAGATCGCCTTTATGATCAATGGCGGACTTGTTCGAGAGACGGCTTCGCAGGGGCAACACAAATCGCTTCTCGTTGCTTTGAAATTGGCTGAGTGTGTCTTGCTCCATGAACGATGTGATGAGCGGCCTGTAGTGCTGCTTGATGACGTGTTCAGTGAGCTCGACAGAGACAGATGTGCCCGCGTCTTGGACCGAGTCCTATTGATGGGGATGCAGTGTTTTGTGACAACCACAGATGGCGATAATGTGATGCGGGTGATGAGAGAGATCGATGCTGTGCGCGGAGGGGGTATTGAAATGTCGCTGATATCCCTCGAAAAAGGTCGGGCATCATCCACTTCACACACCGGTCATACGTCCGTTACTACGGCGGAGGCGGCATAA
- a CDS encoding DUF721 domain-containing protein, whose amino-acid sequence MQALSDLLRGWVKQHHLEGELAKSRLPKYWEAVIGEKLASRTEIKNFENGVLRVHVPEAAWRSELTLRREELRTKINALAGGELIREIIIR is encoded by the coding sequence ATGCAGGCGCTTTCGGATCTGCTCAGGGGTTGGGTAAAGCAACATCATCTCGAAGGTGAATTGGCTAAGTCGCGCCTACCCAAATATTGGGAGGCTGTGATCGGCGAAAAACTTGCCTCGAGAACAGAGATCAAGAATTTTGAGAACGGCGTGCTGCGCGTTCATGTACCGGAAGCAGCATGGCGCAGTGAACTCACGCTGCGTCGAGAAGAACTACGAACGAAGATCAACGCCCTGGCAGGCGGTGAATTGATCCGAGAGATCATCATCCGCTAA
- the gyrB gene encoding DNA topoisomerase (ATP-hydrolyzing) subunit B, producing MSDTPEQLPVGYNEDSIKVLEGLEAVRKRPAMYIGDVGERGLHHLIQEVVDNSIDEALAGYCKNIFVTLHSDGSCSVQDDGRGIPVGPHPVKKISTLEVVMCTLHAGGKFDKNTYKVSGGLHGVGVSCVNALSSDLTVTIEREGKKYEQHYKIGAPQGAVKEIGTSEHSGTTVRFWPDATIFRTVEFRYEKVAERLRELAFLNPDVTITMQDERDGAKDVYAYRGGLVDFVRYMDVNATAITKPILMAGTYTNESGVDTVVEVCFEYNSGYNENLLSYVNNINTVEGGTHVSGFRSALTRTLNAYAAANNLTKKDINLTGEDFREGLTAVISVKVAEPQFEGQTKTKLGNGETEGIVRSTINEELTKYLDATPSAAKHIIEKATQAAEARAAARKAKDLIRRKGALDSATLPGKLADCSMRTPEDTEIYLVEGDSAGGSAKQGRDRRFQAILPLKGKILNVHKARLTKVLENEEVRTILTAIGAGFGDDFDSSKARYGKIILMADADVDGSHIRTLLLTLFWKHMPELINDGKLYIAQPPLYKLKKGRQEYYAYNDAERDEIIGRIRKEKAEKKAAKSAEKGEVVEEVEATVEEGATADGIVINRFKGLGEMNPEQLWATTMNPETRTLLRVSIENAAEAMHVFETLMGEAVEPRREFIERNAQYVRNLDI from the coding sequence ATGTCAGACACACCAGAACAACTTCCCGTTGGATATAACGAAGACAGTATCAAGGTCCTCGAAGGACTTGAAGCTGTCCGCAAACGTCCCGCCATGTATATCGGCGATGTGGGCGAGCGCGGGTTGCACCACCTCATTCAAGAAGTGGTGGACAATTCGATCGACGAAGCACTTGCAGGATACTGCAAGAACATCTTCGTAACACTGCACTCGGATGGATCGTGTTCGGTTCAGGATGATGGCCGTGGTATACCCGTTGGACCTCACCCGGTAAAGAAGATCTCCACCCTTGAAGTGGTTATGTGCACGCTTCATGCGGGCGGAAAGTTCGACAAGAACACGTACAAGGTTTCGGGTGGACTTCACGGTGTGGGCGTAAGCTGCGTGAATGCACTTTCATCGGACCTCACGGTAACGATCGAACGTGAAGGAAAGAAGTATGAGCAGCACTACAAGATCGGTGCGCCACAAGGTGCGGTGAAGGAGATCGGTACATCTGAGCATAGCGGAACAACGGTTCGCTTCTGGCCCGATGCAACGATCTTCCGTACGGTTGAATTCCGTTACGAAAAAGTGGCTGAACGCCTGCGCGAACTTGCCTTCCTCAATCCTGACGTAACGATCACGATGCAGGATGAACGTGATGGTGCCAAGGACGTGTATGCGTATCGTGGTGGCTTGGTTGACTTTGTCCGCTACATGGATGTGAATGCCACGGCAATTACAAAGCCGATCCTCATGGCCGGCACGTATACGAATGAAAGCGGCGTGGACACCGTGGTTGAAGTATGCTTCGAATACAACTCGGGCTACAATGAGAATCTTCTCTCGTATGTGAACAACATCAACACTGTTGAAGGCGGAACACACGTGTCCGGCTTCCGTAGCGCACTCACACGTACTCTCAATGCGTATGCTGCAGCGAACAATCTCACGAAGAAAGACATCAACCTTACCGGTGAAGACTTCCGCGAAGGTCTCACTGCTGTTATCTCTGTGAAGGTTGCAGAGCCGCAATTCGAAGGTCAGACGAAGACCAAGCTTGGCAACGGTGAAACAGAAGGTATCGTTCGTTCAACGATCAACGAAGAACTCACGAAGTATCTCGATGCAACGCCGAGTGCGGCAAAGCATATCATTGAAAAGGCAACACAGGCTGCAGAAGCGCGTGCCGCCGCACGTAAGGCCAAGGATCTGATCCGTCGCAAGGGTGCACTCGACAGTGCAACGTTGCCTGGGAAGCTGGCCGACTGTTCGATGCGCACACCGGAAGACACCGAGATCTATCTCGTAGAAGGTGATTCGGCCGGTGGTTCTGCAAAACAAGGACGCGACCGTCGGTTCCAAGCTATCCTTCCTCTCAAGGGAAAGATCCTCAACGTTCACAAAGCACGTCTGACAAAGGTCCTGGAGAACGAAGAAGTCCGCACGATCCTCACGGCCATCGGCGCAGGTTTCGGTGATGATTTCGATTCATCAAAGGCACGCTACGGTAAGATCATCCTCATGGCTGATGCTGATGTTGACGGGTCGCACATCCGTACACTGCTTCTTACGTTGTTCTGGAAACACATGCCGGAGCTGATCAATGATGGCAAGCTGTACATTGCTCAGCCCCCTCTCTATAAGTTGAAGAAGGGGCGCCAGGAATACTACGCCTACAACGATGCCGAGCGTGATGAGATCATTGGTCGCATCCGTAAGGAGAAGGCCGAGAAGAAGGCAGCAAAGAGCGCAGAAAAGGGTGAGGTTGTGGAAGAAGTTGAAGCAACCGTTGAAGAGGGTGCAACTGCCGACGGAATCGTCATCAACCGATTCAAGGGTCTCGGCGAAATGAATCCGGAGCAGCTCTGGGCAACGACGATGAATCCGGAAACGCGCACCCTGCTTCGTGTGAGTATCGAGAATGCCGCAGAAGCAATGCATGTGTTTGAAACACTCATGGGCGAAGCAGTGGAACCGCGACGTGAGTTCATCGAGCGCAATGCGCAATACGTTCGTAACCTGGATATCTAG
- a CDS encoding arylsulfatase has product MRAVGVFVTTVFCAFALPLFAQNEGNEPILPRPDFKYKGNVGRTISESDAPQFPAPVKAPAGAPNIVLILIDDAGYGQFGTFGGAIETPALDRVAKSGLRFTRFHTTALCSPTRAALLTGRNHHSVSNGVITEAATGYDGYTGIIPNSAGTVAQVLRQYGYATAWFGKNHNTPDWETSANGPFDRWPSGYGFDYFYGFMGGDADQWHPTLYENHNLVAQSADPNYILTTDLTDHAISWLRRTRSIDQKRPYFMYMATGATHAPHHVRPEFIAKFKGKFDGGWDVYREETFKRQQQLGVVPKDAVLTPRPKELPSWESLSASQKKLFARMMEVFAAFTSETDHEMGRLLDVVLSLPDADNTIVIYQVGDNGSSAEGGLVGLLNENSFFNGVPESLEDNLKHIDELGGPKHFNHFPAGWAWAMNTPFQWAKQVASHLGGVRNPIVISWPKKIADRGGVRNQFHHVIDIAPTIYEAVGITPPITMNGVTQQPIEGVSMVYTFDDAAAKDRRRQQYFEMFINRGMYADGYWAASRVNIPWESGETKVKPDDAIWELYDLNKDFTQSNNIASSQPGKLRELQDLWWAEAAKYKVLPMDPRKIVRLSAELQGRPTPTKGLTNFVYYPGSEAIPSGSAPNLLNKSWTITAEVGAVNSKTDGAVFVMGGSDGGYGIYLMKGKPVFVSNFLGRTVTRVESKKAISAKSSTIKAVFAYDGGGLGKGGTMSLFVDGEKVGESRVEQTHAMTLGLGGTLDVGLDTGSPVDEAYAPPFRFTGTIDKVSVDLKP; this is encoded by the coding sequence ATGAGAGCTGTTGGTGTTTTTGTAACGACCGTATTCTGTGCATTCGCGTTGCCGCTTTTTGCTCAGAACGAAGGCAATGAGCCTATCCTTCCGCGTCCTGACTTCAAGTACAAGGGCAACGTTGGACGAACGATCTCTGAATCGGATGCACCTCAATTCCCAGCGCCGGTGAAGGCTCCTGCAGGTGCTCCGAACATCGTTCTCATTCTCATCGATGATGCTGGGTACGGGCAGTTCGGTACGTTCGGCGGTGCCATTGAAACACCTGCTCTTGACCGAGTGGCAAAGAGCGGACTGCGTTTCACACGCTTCCACACAACGGCGTTGTGCAGTCCGACGCGAGCTGCTCTTCTCACGGGGCGGAATCATCACAGCGTAAGCAATGGTGTGATCACTGAAGCGGCTACGGGGTATGATGGCTATACCGGCATCATTCCAAATAGTGCTGGTACCGTTGCACAGGTCCTTCGACAGTATGGCTATGCAACAGCGTGGTTCGGAAAGAACCACAATACTCCCGACTGGGAAACAAGTGCAAACGGTCCGTTCGATCGTTGGCCGAGCGGATATGGTTTTGATTACTTCTATGGCTTCATGGGTGGAGATGCAGACCAATGGCATCCAACTCTATATGAAAATCACAATCTCGTTGCTCAGTCAGCAGATCCAAACTATATCCTTACAACGGACCTCACCGATCATGCCATCTCGTGGTTACGTAGGACACGGAGTATCGATCAAAAGAGGCCGTACTTCATGTACATGGCAACGGGCGCAACACATGCACCTCATCATGTACGACCAGAGTTCATCGCAAAGTTCAAGGGTAAGTTCGACGGAGGATGGGATGTCTACCGTGAAGAGACATTCAAGCGTCAGCAGCAGCTGGGTGTTGTTCCAAAAGATGCAGTCCTCACACCTCGCCCTAAGGAACTTCCTTCGTGGGAATCTCTCTCGGCCTCACAGAAGAAACTCTTCGCACGTATGATGGAAGTGTTTGCCGCGTTCACGTCAGAAACTGATCATGAAATGGGCCGGCTTCTCGACGTAGTGCTTTCCCTCCCAGATGCAGACAATACGATCGTCATCTACCAGGTCGGTGATAACGGATCATCTGCTGAAGGGGGCTTGGTTGGATTGTTAAATGAGAACTCGTTCTTCAACGGTGTTCCTGAATCCCTCGAGGACAATCTCAAACACATCGATGAACTCGGCGGACCAAAACACTTTAATCACTTCCCGGCCGGCTGGGCATGGGCGATGAACACACCATTCCAGTGGGCAAAGCAGGTCGCATCACACCTTGGTGGCGTACGCAACCCAATTGTTATCTCGTGGCCGAAGAAGATTGCAGACCGTGGCGGCGTTCGGAATCAGTTTCACCACGTCATCGATATCGCTCCAACGATCTACGAAGCTGTTGGTATAACGCCCCCTATCACGATGAATGGCGTTACCCAACAACCAATCGAAGGTGTGAGCATGGTGTACACCTTTGATGATGCTGCCGCAAAGGATCGCAGACGTCAGCAGTATTTTGAGATGTTCATCAACCGCGGAATGTATGCTGATGGGTATTGGGCTGCATCTCGCGTGAATATTCCGTGGGAATCCGGCGAAACAAAGGTGAAGCCCGACGATGCGATCTGGGAACTCTACGACCTGAACAAAGACTTCACACAGTCCAACAACATTGCTTCATCGCAACCAGGCAAACTCCGCGAGCTTCAAGATCTTTGGTGGGCAGAAGCGGCGAAGTATAAAGTTTTGCCGATGGATCCGAGGAAGATCGTTCGGTTAAGTGCAGAGTTGCAAGGACGCCCAACCCCAACAAAGGGGCTGACAAATTTTGTCTATTACCCGGGAAGTGAAGCAATACCTTCCGGTTCTGCGCCAAATCTATTGAACAAGTCATGGACGATAACGGCAGAAGTTGGTGCTGTAAACAGCAAGACAGACGGAGCAGTCTTTGTGATGGGTGGATCCGACGGTGGATATGGCATCTATCTTATGAAAGGCAAACCCGTCTTCGTTTCTAACTTCCTTGGCAGGACTGTAACACGTGTTGAGAGTAAGAAGGCCATTTCTGCTAAGTCCTCAACCATTAAGGCCGTTTTTGCCTATGATGGCGGAGGTTTGGGAAAAGGTGGAACAATGTCTCTTTTCGTTGATGGTGAGAAGGTTGGCGAATCACGTGTTGAGCAAACTCATGCAATGACATTGGGCCTCGGCGGCACGCTCGATGTAGGACTTGACACGGGTTCCCCTGTAGATGAAGCCTATGCTCCACCATTCCGCTTCACTGGGACGATCGACAAGGTGTCTGTGGATCTTAAACCCTGA